Proteins from one Caulobacter sp. 73W genomic window:
- a CDS encoding phasin family protein, translating to MAATTETLKTTVEQFTTAGNQAFKDNIEKSLAALNEMNVHSKKNLEAVVASVTAATKGAEALGAQAIAFSKKSVEDQVSAAKTLASAKSVQEAIELQTAFAKTAMETYLAEVGKWTETVSASVKESVQPLNERVTAAVERVQAAR from the coding sequence ATGGCCGCCACCACCGAGACCCTGAAGACCACCGTCGAGCAATTCACCACCGCCGGCAACCAAGCGTTCAAGGACAATATCGAGAAGTCCCTGGCCGCCCTGAACGAAATGAACGTTCACTCCAAGAAGAACCTGGAAGCTGTCGTCGCTTCGGTCACCGCCGCCACCAAGGGCGCCGAAGCTCTGGGCGCCCAGGCCATCGCGTTCTCGAAGAAGTCGGTCGAAGATCAGGTGAGCGCCGCCAAGACCCTGGCCTCGGCCAAGAGCGTGCAGGAAGCCATCGAGCTGCAGACCGCCTTCGCCAAGACGGCGATGGAGACCTATCTGGCCGAAGTCGGCAAGTGGACCGAGACCGTTTCGGCCTCGGTGAAGGAGTCGGTCCAGCCGCTGAACGAGCGCGTCACCGCCGCCGTCGAGCGCGTGCAGGCCGCCCGCTAA
- a CDS encoding D-alanyl-D-alanine carboxypeptidase: protein MTQHARRLLTAFGLAAGLIVSASAATAAPILKVSTSEPRYAAIVMDANSGEILYSKRGDSPRYPASITKVMTMYMAFEALAEGKMRLTDEIVVSPRAAAQQPTKLGLRAGSRITVDEVLRAMALKSANDMAVAMAERLGGTETRFSAMMTLRAQELGMENTRFVNASGLPDSRQISTAHDLAILSRAVMRDYPQYYSYFGQQNAVVRGQAMRNHNKLLGKMPGVDGLKTGFTNASGYNLAASAVQNNRRLIAVVLGGPSGASRDNSVEDLLLTGFDVIKRRSRGERITVAQNLFEPEPTGPIMRPSIEQGDSEQDNLKIVLTENPAKPPKVTVQKKMPAKSAGAYKVQVGAFKQKSLAGKQLQITEKKFAKVFANANGQVEAGPGGSFRARFSGFSADGAQRACATLTAQRQVCMIVKP, encoded by the coding sequence ATGACCCAGCACGCCCGCCGCCTGCTTACCGCATTCGGCCTCGCCGCCGGCCTGATCGTCTCGGCTTCCGCCGCGACGGCCGCGCCAATCCTCAAGGTCTCCACTTCCGAGCCGCGTTACGCGGCCATCGTGATGGACGCCAACTCGGGCGAGATCCTCTATTCCAAACGCGGCGACAGCCCGCGGTATCCCGCCTCCATCACCAAGGTGATGACCATGTACATGGCGTTCGAGGCGCTGGCCGAAGGCAAGATGCGCCTCACGGACGAGATCGTGGTCTCCCCGCGCGCCGCCGCCCAACAGCCGACCAAGCTGGGCTTGCGCGCCGGTTCGCGCATCACTGTCGATGAAGTTCTCCGCGCCATGGCGCTGAAGTCGGCCAACGACATGGCCGTGGCCATGGCCGAGCGTTTGGGCGGCACCGAAACCCGCTTCTCCGCCATGATGACCCTGCGCGCGCAGGAGCTGGGCATGGAGAACACCCGCTTCGTGAACGCCTCGGGCCTGCCGGACAGCCGCCAGATCTCGACCGCCCACGACCTGGCGATCCTGTCTCGCGCGGTCATGCGCGACTATCCCCAGTACTACTCCTATTTCGGCCAGCAGAACGCCGTCGTGCGCGGCCAGGCCATGCGTAACCACAACAAGCTGCTGGGCAAGATGCCGGGCGTGGACGGTCTCAAGACCGGCTTCACCAACGCCTCCGGCTACAACCTCGCCGCCTCGGCCGTGCAGAACAACCGCCGCCTGATCGCCGTCGTGCTGGGCGGCCCGTCGGGCGCCTCGCGTGACAACAGCGTCGAGGACCTGCTGCTGACCGGCTTCGACGTGATCAAGCGCCGCAGCCGCGGCGAACGGATCACCGTCGCCCAGAACCTGTTCGAGCCGGAACCGACCGGCCCGATCATGCGTCCGTCCATCGAGCAGGGCGACTCCGAGCAAGACAATCTGAAGATTGTCCTGACCGAAAACCCGGCCAAGCCGCCGAAGGTGACGGTCCAGAAGAAGATGCCGGCCAAGTCCGCCGGCGCCTACAAGGTCCAGGTCGGCGCCTTCAAGCAGAAGTCTTTGGCCGGCAAGCAGCTGCAGATCACAGAGAAGAAGTTCGCCAAGGTCTTCGCCAATGCGAACGGCCAGGTGGAAGCCGGTCCCGGCGGTTCGTTCCGCGCCCGCTTTAGCGGCTTCTCGGCTGACGGCGCCCAACGCGCCTGCGCCACCCTGACCGCCCAGCGTCAGGTGTGCATGATCGTGAAGCCTTAA
- a CDS encoding IS481 family transposase, with product MNVHKNARLTPVGRALMISRIEDDSWPVARAASASGVSRRCAYRWLARHRTGDRQLHDRSSAPRRCPLRVSADRQAQIEAMRRQRMTGPVIARGLGMARSTVGLVLRRLGLGKLKMLEPKAPVIRYERSRPGELIHLDIKKLNRFTTEGHRITKDRRLGRSYRAGWEFLHVCVDDASRLAYTEILGSERQDDTTAFLQRALAWLSRQGVQVERVMTDNGAAYCSRQFAAALKLAGARHLRTRPYTPRTNGKAERFIQTSLREWAYARPYSSSDERARAVTAWTDSYNLARPHSGIAGLTPWQRVTNLLGNDT from the coding sequence ATGAACGTCCATAAGAATGCTCGGCTGACGCCAGTTGGTCGAGCCTTGATGATCAGCCGTATTGAGGATGACAGCTGGCCGGTGGCTCGGGCAGCGTCGGCGAGCGGCGTATCACGACGCTGCGCCTACCGATGGCTGGCCCGACATCGCACGGGTGATCGGCAATTGCATGACCGCAGTTCAGCGCCGCGGCGATGCCCCCTTCGTGTCTCGGCGGACCGCCAGGCCCAGATCGAAGCGATGCGCCGCCAGCGGATGACCGGACCGGTCATAGCCCGGGGGCTGGGCATGGCCCGCTCGACTGTCGGCCTGGTCTTGCGTCGCCTGGGTCTGGGCAAACTGAAGATGCTTGAGCCCAAGGCTCCAGTCATCCGCTATGAGCGCTCACGGCCTGGCGAGCTGATCCATCTGGACATCAAGAAGCTCAATCGGTTCACCACCGAAGGTCACCGCATCACCAAAGATCGCCGACTGGGTCGATCATACCGCGCCGGCTGGGAGTTCCTGCACGTCTGCGTCGATGACGCCTCGCGTCTGGCCTACACGGAAATCTTGGGGTCCGAGCGGCAGGACGACACGACCGCCTTCCTGCAACGCGCTCTGGCCTGGCTCAGCCGACAAGGCGTCCAGGTCGAGCGGGTGATGACCGACAACGGCGCAGCCTACTGCTCAAGGCAGTTCGCCGCCGCTCTCAAACTCGCCGGAGCCCGGCATCTCAGAACCCGGCCCTACACCCCACGCACCAATGGCAAGGCCGAACGCTTCATCCAGACCAGCCTGCGTGAATGGGCCTACGCCAGACCCTATTCCTCTTCCGACGAACGCGCACGCGCCGTTACGGCTTGGACCGACAGCTACAACCTGGCTCGACCACACTCCGGCATCGCTGGCCTCACACCCTGGCAGCGTGTGACCAACCTTCTTGGAAACGACACCTAG
- a CDS encoding J domain-containing protein — MLYLVIGAGLLALLVSLGRAGSWSRLKGEGWRVALGAASIPLFSVAAFLAIRGRWGTALVLLVVGLGLASSARGSRPRHQSQRAAVQPVSGLSAREARDILGVEESATPEQIQAAYGRLIRMAHPDKGGTAGLAAQLNAARDRLLKR; from the coding sequence ATGCTCTATCTCGTCATCGGCGCGGGGCTCCTGGCCCTGCTTGTCTCGCTCGGCCGCGCCGGATCCTGGAGCCGGCTAAAGGGCGAGGGATGGCGCGTGGCCTTGGGGGCGGCGTCGATACCGCTCTTCTCGGTGGCGGCGTTCCTGGCGATCCGGGGCAGGTGGGGCACGGCTCTGGTGCTTCTGGTCGTGGGTCTCGGCCTGGCGTCAAGCGCGCGGGGCAGCCGGCCGCGCCATCAATCACAGCGCGCGGCGGTTCAGCCGGTCTCGGGCCTCTCCGCTCGTGAGGCGCGGGACATTCTCGGCGTCGAGGAGAGCGCTACCCCTGAACAGATACAGGCGGCCTATGGCCGCCTGATCCGCATGGCGCATCCCGACAAGGGCGGGACCGCCGGTCTGGCCGCGCAGCTGAACGCCGCGCGGGACCGTCTTCTGAAGCGCTAG
- a CDS encoding division plane positioning ATPase MipZ: protein MSQANVIVVGNEKGGAGKSTIAVHLATALLHGGAKVAIMDLDLRQCTLGHFFANRRAWVAAKGVDLPMPIDATYGEEGVALAQASDEEQIARFEATFAEVAQQVDFILIDTPGGDTAVSRLAHGRADLIVTPMNDSFVDFDMLGVVDPVTLEVTRPSLYAQTVWEARKARAASAGKALDWVVLSNRMATTEARNRKRVSDRMQALSRKTGFRMGPGLRDRVIYRELFPFGLTIADLSAQVRPVPVSLTHVAARQELRALLHFVGLSGFSGEVLLAAQ from the coding sequence ATGTCGCAGGCGAACGTCATTGTCGTCGGCAACGAAAAAGGCGGGGCGGGCAAGTCCACCATCGCCGTCCACCTCGCAACCGCGCTGCTTCACGGCGGCGCCAAGGTCGCGATCATGGATCTCGATTTGCGTCAGTGCACCCTAGGTCATTTCTTCGCCAACCGTCGTGCGTGGGTGGCCGCCAAGGGTGTTGATCTGCCCATGCCGATCGACGCCACCTATGGCGAAGAAGGCGTGGCCCTGGCCCAGGCGTCCGACGAAGAGCAGATCGCCCGCTTCGAGGCGACCTTCGCCGAAGTCGCCCAACAGGTGGATTTCATCCTCATCGACACCCCGGGCGGCGACACCGCCGTCTCGCGCCTGGCTCACGGCCGGGCCGACCTGATCGTCACGCCGATGAACGACAGCTTCGTCGACTTCGACATGCTGGGCGTCGTCGACCCCGTCACCCTGGAAGTGACCCGCCCCAGCCTCTACGCCCAAACCGTGTGGGAAGCCCGCAAGGCGCGCGCCGCCTCGGCCGGCAAGGCGCTGGACTGGGTCGTCCTGTCGAACCGCATGGCGACGACCGAAGCCCGTAACCGCAAGCGCGTGAGCGACCGGATGCAGGCTCTGTCGCGCAAGACCGGTTTCCGCATGGGGCCGGGCCTGCGCGACCGTGTGATCTATCGTGAGCTGTTTCCGTTCGGTCTGACCATCGCCGACCTGTCGGCCCAGGTGCGACCGGTTCCGGTGTCGCTGACCCACGTGGCGGCGCGCCAGGAACTGCGGGCGCTGCTGCACTTCGTGGGTCTGTCAGGCTTCTCGGGCGAAGTTCTGCTCGCCGCCCAGTAA
- a CDS encoding DUF1489 domain-containing protein produces the protein MALNMIKLCVGCDTVEELLEWHKEADRPWIMQTRMTPKRIDELLEGGSLYRVFKGVILCRQKIIAIDTVGEGQASRCEVTLDREVIRVEPQPRRAFQGWRYLTGDDAPRDLAVGDLGDMPPELARQLRELGAW, from the coding sequence ATGGCTCTGAACATGATCAAGCTCTGCGTCGGTTGCGACACCGTCGAGGAGCTCCTCGAATGGCACAAGGAAGCCGATCGCCCCTGGATCATGCAGACGCGCATGACCCCGAAGCGGATCGACGAACTGCTTGAAGGCGGATCCCTGTACCGCGTGTTCAAGGGCGTCATCCTGTGCCGCCAGAAGATCATCGCCATCGATACGGTGGGAGAGGGTCAGGCGTCGCGTTGCGAGGTCACCCTCGACCGTGAGGTCATTCGCGTCGAGCCGCAGCCGCGCCGCGCCTTCCAGGGCTGGCGTTACCTGACTGGCGATGACGCGCCGCGTGATCTGGCCGTGGGCGACCTGGGCGACATGCCGCCCGAGCTGGCGCGGCAGCTGCGTGAACTCGGGGCTTGGTGA
- a CDS encoding enoyl-CoA hydratase-related protein — MTNPIADPLVENIDTDATTNLVLIEGTVDGAVTVTINRAGKKNAFDAATIAALREAFETLHGAEGVRVVFLRGAGGVFSAGADLEWMRSAADWSESDNREDAMELASMLKALHDVPALTVALVEGAAFGGGAGLVAACDMAIATQDVKFSFSEVKLGLTPATISPYVVAAIGPRAAKVLFATGRVFGAGDAQAYGLVSEVVPDAETMDAIKAAIADGMKPCAPGAIGDSKRLVDAVVGQPIDHGLMEETARQIARRRVSEEGQEGVRAFLEKRKPSWAE; from the coding sequence GTGACCAATCCCATCGCCGATCCGCTGGTCGAGAACATCGACACCGACGCGACGACCAACCTGGTGCTGATCGAGGGCACGGTGGATGGCGCGGTGACGGTCACCATCAACCGCGCCGGCAAGAAGAACGCCTTCGACGCGGCGACCATCGCCGCCTTGCGCGAGGCCTTCGAGACCCTGCACGGGGCCGAGGGCGTGCGGGTGGTGTTCCTGCGCGGCGCGGGCGGCGTGTTCAGCGCCGGGGCTGATCTGGAATGGATGCGGTCGGCCGCCGACTGGAGCGAGTCCGACAACCGCGAGGACGCCATGGAGCTGGCGTCGATGCTCAAGGCGCTGCACGACGTGCCGGCCCTGACGGTGGCCCTGGTCGAGGGCGCGGCGTTCGGCGGCGGCGCCGGTCTGGTCGCGGCCTGCGACATGGCGATCGCCACCCAGGACGTGAAGTTCTCGTTCTCGGAAGTGAAGCTGGGCCTGACCCCGGCGACCATCAGCCCCTATGTGGTGGCCGCCATCGGACCGCGGGCGGCCAAGGTGCTGTTCGCCACCGGCCGCGTGTTCGGCGCGGGCGACGCCCAGGCCTATGGCCTGGTTAGCGAGGTCGTTCCGGACGCCGAGACCATGGACGCCATCAAGGCGGCTATCGCCGACGGGATGAAGCCGTGCGCGCCGGGCGCCATCGGCGACAGCAAGCGCCTGGTGGACGCCGTCGTCGGTCAGCCGATCGATCATGGACTGATGGAGGAGACCGCGCGCCAGATCGCGCGTCGCCGCGTCAGCGAGGAAGGGCAGGAGGGCGTGCGCGCCTTCCTGGAGAAGCGCAAACCGTCCTGGGCTGAGTAA
- a CDS encoding carboxyl transferase domain-containing protein, protein MPKLKSTIDSKGEAFVRNAEANRALAQQLHDRVATASLGGPEASRTRHASRGKLLPRDRVERLLDPGAPFLEIGQLAAFGLYNDEAPGAGVIAGVGRVSGREVMIVANDPTVKGGAYFPMTVKKHLRAQEIAQQNRLPCIYLVDSGGANLPHQAEVFPDRDHFGRIFFNQARMSAEGIAQIACVMGSCTAGGAYVPAMSDETVIVRNQGTIFLGGPPLVKAATGEVISAEELGGADTHGRKSGVVDHVAENDEHALEIVRSIVANLNTTKTLDMDVREPKDPAFDPEELYGVIPTDVRAPYDVREVIARIVDGSEFDEFKALYGTTLVCGFARIWGMPVAILANNGVLFSESALKGAHFIELACKRKIPLVFLQNISGFMVGGRYEAGGIAKDGAKLVTAVASANVPKFTVLIGGSFGAGNYGMCGRAYSPRFLFTWPNSRISVMGGEQAASVLATIKRDGMEAKGEDWPAADEEAFKDPIRARYEAEGDPYFASARLWDDGIIDPAQTRDVLGLAISASLNAPVPDTTFGIFRM, encoded by the coding sequence ATGCCAAAGCTCAAAAGCACCATAGATTCCAAGGGTGAAGCTTTCGTCCGCAATGCGGAGGCCAATCGCGCGCTGGCTCAGCAGCTGCACGATCGAGTCGCGACCGCGTCCCTGGGCGGGCCCGAAGCCTCGCGGACGCGGCACGCCTCGCGCGGCAAGCTTTTGCCTCGTGACCGGGTGGAACGCCTGCTGGATCCCGGCGCGCCGTTCCTGGAAATCGGCCAGCTGGCGGCCTTCGGCCTCTACAACGACGAGGCGCCGGGAGCGGGCGTGATCGCTGGGGTCGGGCGGGTGTCAGGCCGCGAAGTGATGATCGTCGCCAACGATCCCACGGTGAAGGGCGGCGCCTACTTCCCGATGACGGTGAAGAAGCACCTGCGCGCCCAGGAGATCGCCCAGCAGAATCGTCTGCCCTGCATCTATCTGGTCGATAGCGGCGGGGCGAACCTGCCGCACCAGGCGGAGGTGTTCCCGGACCGCGATCATTTCGGTCGCATCTTCTTCAACCAGGCCCGGATGAGCGCCGAGGGCATCGCCCAGATCGCCTGCGTCATGGGATCGTGCACGGCGGGCGGCGCCTATGTGCCGGCCATGTCGGACGAGACGGTGATCGTCCGCAATCAAGGCACCATCTTTCTGGGCGGGCCGCCGCTGGTGAAGGCGGCCACGGGCGAGGTGATCAGCGCCGAGGAACTGGGCGGGGCCGACACCCACGGTCGGAAGTCCGGCGTGGTCGATCATGTGGCCGAGAACGACGAGCATGCGCTGGAGATCGTGCGCTCCATCGTCGCCAACCTGAACACGACCAAGACCTTGGACATGGATGTCCGCGAGCCGAAGGATCCGGCGTTCGATCCTGAGGAGCTGTACGGCGTCATCCCCACGGACGTGCGCGCGCCGTATGACGTGCGGGAGGTCATCGCCCGCATCGTCGACGGCAGCGAGTTCGACGAATTCAAGGCCCTGTACGGGACGACCCTGGTCTGCGGCTTCGCCCGCATCTGGGGGATGCCGGTGGCGATCCTGGCCAATAACGGGGTGCTGTTCAGCGAGAGCGCGCTGAAGGGCGCGCATTTCATCGAGCTGGCCTGCAAGCGCAAGATCCCGCTCGTCTTCCTGCAGAACATCTCCGGCTTCATGGTCGGCGGAAGGTATGAGGCGGGCGGCATCGCCAAGGATGGAGCCAAGCTGGTCACTGCCGTGGCGTCGGCCAATGTGCCCAAGTTCACAGTTCTGATCGGCGGCAGCTTCGGCGCTGGCAACTACGGCATGTGCGGCCGGGCCTATAGCCCGCGCTTCCTGTTCACCTGGCCCAACAGCCGCATCAGCGTCATGGGCGGCGAGCAGGCCGCGAGCGTGCTGGCGACCATCAAGCGCGACGGCATGGAAGCCAAGGGCGAGGACTGGCCGGCGGCCGACGAGGAGGCGTTCAAGGATCCGATCCGCGCCCGCTACGAGGCCGAGGGTGATCCCTATTTCGCCAGCGCCCGCCTTTGGGACGACGGGATCATTGATCCTGCGCAAACCCGGGACGTTCTAGGTCTGGCCATATCGGCCAGCCTGAACGCCCCCGTGCCCGACACGACGTTCGGCATCTTCCGGATGTAA
- a CDS encoding patatin-like phospholipase family protein, with translation MPESLTKTALGRLFALEQSRGAASWFSLPGGTPLYDPGGPADELYFVRAGRLGAFRHEEGQEPQFLGVIRPGEPAGEMAFIAETPHSARVVALRDTEILALPRDVFFDAADRDPTVMTELARLMILRSRQAATQASIGEPSVFGFVATNPGPPVRDLVEAVGAAIEALGYEVAVAGSEALQAPMEWFSNVERDHDFVLYAVESGQDAWKHVVGRQVDRLFRVGRGDQPPPPVATRAYEPLQRQRLVDLILIHPADCPRPSGSEAWLDATEAARLFHIRHGDAHDIARIARLITGQSVGLVLSGGGARAYAHIGAVRALREFGVPIDFVGGASMGGIVAAGLAMGWENAEMEERIRSAFVASSPLDDIAFPILALTHGDKVRDRLAEHFGDVRISDLWLPFFCVSSNLTSGAYHVHRRGELKTALRASISLPGVLPPVAEGGDVLVDGAVMKNFPADVMRAFQLGPIIGVDVTRGRSINAADMHRPKSWLRWLLSGEWRQGPPIVALLMRAATVTTGRDLAAARSASDVLVMPKVDGVDIRDWRAFEPAVQAGYEAAREVLEDLTKPVSELRRRPSIRERAALR, from the coding sequence TTGCCTGAGTCGCTGACCAAGACCGCGCTTGGCCGTCTTTTTGCGCTGGAACAGTCGCGCGGGGCCGCAAGCTGGTTCTCCCTGCCGGGAGGAACGCCGCTGTACGATCCCGGCGGTCCGGCCGACGAGCTCTACTTTGTCCGCGCCGGCCGCCTGGGCGCCTTCCGCCATGAGGAAGGCCAGGAGCCGCAATTCCTGGGCGTAATCCGGCCGGGCGAGCCCGCCGGCGAGATGGCCTTCATCGCCGAGACGCCCCACTCCGCCCGCGTGGTCGCTCTGCGCGACACCGAAATCCTCGCCCTACCCCGCGATGTGTTCTTTGACGCCGCCGACCGCGATCCGACGGTGATGACCGAACTGGCGCGGCTGATGATCCTGCGCTCACGCCAGGCCGCGACCCAAGCGTCGATCGGCGAGCCGTCGGTGTTCGGCTTCGTCGCCACCAATCCAGGACCGCCCGTCCGCGATCTGGTCGAGGCCGTCGGCGCCGCGATAGAGGCTCTCGGATACGAAGTCGCCGTCGCGGGCTCCGAGGCGCTGCAGGCGCCCATGGAGTGGTTCTCCAATGTCGAGCGCGACCACGACTTCGTCCTCTACGCCGTGGAAAGCGGCCAGGATGCCTGGAAACACGTGGTCGGCCGCCAGGTGGACCGCCTGTTCCGTGTCGGCCGTGGCGACCAGCCGCCGCCGCCCGTGGCCACCCGGGCCTACGAGCCGCTGCAGCGCCAGCGCCTTGTCGACCTGATCCTGATCCACCCCGCCGATTGCCCCAGGCCAAGCGGATCGGAAGCCTGGCTCGACGCCACCGAGGCGGCGCGCCTGTTCCACATCCGTCATGGCGACGCCCACGACATCGCCCGCATCGCCCGCCTGATCACCGGCCAATCGGTCGGGCTTGTCCTGTCCGGCGGCGGCGCGCGCGCCTACGCCCACATCGGCGCGGTGCGGGCGCTTCGCGAGTTCGGCGTGCCTATCGACTTCGTCGGCGGCGCGTCCATGGGCGGCATCGTGGCGGCGGGCCTGGCCATGGGCTGGGAGAACGCGGAGATGGAAGAGCGCATCCGCTCCGCCTTTGTGGCCTCGAGCCCTCTCGACGACATCGCCTTCCCGATCCTCGCCCTCACCCATGGCGACAAGGTGCGCGACCGCCTGGCGGAGCATTTCGGTGATGTCCGGATCAGCGATCTGTGGCTGCCGTTCTTCTGCGTCTCCTCGAACCTGACCTCGGGCGCCTATCACGTCCACCGCCGGGGCGAGCTCAAGACCGCCCTGCGCGCCTCGATCTCCCTGCCCGGCGTCCTGCCGCCGGTGGCCGAAGGCGGCGACGTGCTGGTGGACGGGGCTGTGATGAAGAACTTCCCCGCCGACGTCATGCGCGCCTTCCAGCTCGGCCCCATCATCGGCGTCGACGTCACGCGCGGCCGCAGCATCAACGCCGCCGACATGCACCGTCCCAAGTCGTGGTTGCGCTGGCTGCTGAGCGGAGAATGGCGTCAGGGCCCGCCCATCGTGGCCCTGCTGATGCGCGCCGCCACGGTGACCACGGGCCGCGATCTGGCCGCCGCCCGAAGCGCCTCGGACGTGCTGGTCATGCCCAAGGTCGACGGCGTCGACATCCGCGACTGGCGAGCCTTCGAGCCAGCTGTCCAGGCCGGCTATGAGGCCGCGCGCGAAGTCCTGGAAGACCTGACCAAGCCCGTATCCGAGCTTCGCCGCCGCCCCAGCATCAGGGAACGCGCTGCGCTACGATGA
- a CDS encoding methyltransferase domain-containing protein, whose product MPSWDPALYERYKRYRDRPALDLMLQMPRGGDLKEIWDLGCGTGEHAALLARRHPEAKVHGLDSSPHMIAECRKRSEAVDWVLGDLNSFDAPADLIFTNAALQWAPDHGTLFPRLFRLLKPGGVFACQMPLAYESVHHGILRRTAATGPWAEALKGADAIREMPTAADYHRWLAPLAQSVDIWSTKYLHVLEGDDAVVDWMSGTALRPYFDVLGDTPLKAAFLDAFRAEIAKVFPMQPDGTTLFPFERLFIVAQRVP is encoded by the coding sequence ATGCCGAGTTGGGATCCCGCGCTGTACGAACGCTACAAGCGCTATCGCGATCGGCCGGCGCTCGACCTGATGCTCCAGATGCCGCGCGGCGGCGACCTGAAGGAGATCTGGGACCTCGGCTGCGGCACGGGGGAGCATGCGGCGCTGCTGGCGCGCCGCCACCCGGAGGCCAAGGTTCATGGGCTGGATTCCAGCCCGCACATGATCGCCGAGTGCCGAAAGCGGTCGGAGGCGGTGGACTGGGTGCTGGGCGACCTGAACAGCTTCGACGCGCCCGCCGACCTGATCTTCACCAACGCAGCCCTGCAGTGGGCCCCGGATCACGGAACGCTATTTCCGCGACTATTCCGGCTACTGAAGCCGGGCGGGGTGTTCGCCTGCCAGATGCCCCTGGCCTATGAGAGCGTCCATCACGGCATTCTGCGCCGCACGGCGGCGACCGGGCCATGGGCGGAGGCGCTCAAGGGCGCTGACGCCATCCGCGAGATGCCGACGGCGGCGGACTATCATCGCTGGCTCGCGCCCTTGGCGCAGAGCGTCGACATCTGGAGCACGAAGTACCTGCATGTTCTGGAAGGAGATGACGCCGTCGTCGACTGGATGAGCGGGACGGCCCTGCGGCCCTATTTCGACGTGCTGGGCGACACGCCCTTGAAGGCCGCGTTCCTCGACGCCTTCAGGGCCGAGATCGCCAAGGTGTTTCCGATGCAGCCGGACGGGACGACGCTGTTCCCGTTCGAGCGGCTGTTCATCGTAGCGCAGCGCGTTCCCTGA
- a CDS encoding TrmH family RNA methyltransferase translates to MIVSVQDPADPTIAAYRDVRERDLVGRDGLFIAEGEVVLRCLIRSERCETLSLLLLERQAERLEPMLADLPPEVPVYVASQAVMDAIVGFPIHRGILALGRRPAEPAPAELLAGLPRRAVVVCLFGIANHDNMGGLLRNAAAFGVDAVLLDSDCCDPLYRKAIRVSVGAALLTPFVRLAPGADVLGLLEGAGFQPLALSPAGERTLAETLRPDRVAVLLGAEGPGLSPQLMARAETVRIPMAGGFDSLNVATTGGIVLHHLTSQ, encoded by the coding sequence ATGATCGTTTCCGTCCAAGATCCCGCCGATCCCACGATCGCCGCCTATCGTGACGTGCGCGAACGCGATCTGGTGGGGCGCGACGGCTTGTTCATCGCCGAGGGCGAGGTAGTCCTGCGCTGCCTGATCCGCAGCGAGCGGTGCGAGACGCTGTCGCTGCTGCTGCTGGAGCGTCAGGCCGAGCGGCTGGAGCCGATGCTGGCCGACCTGCCGCCGGAGGTTCCGGTTTATGTGGCGAGCCAGGCGGTGATGGACGCCATCGTCGGCTTTCCGATCCATCGCGGCATCCTGGCCCTAGGCCGCCGCCCCGCGGAGCCGGCGCCCGCTGAGCTGCTGGCCGGGCTGCCGCGGCGGGCGGTCGTCGTGTGCCTGTTCGGGATCGCCAATCACGACAACATGGGCGGGCTGTTGCGCAACGCGGCGGCGTTCGGTGTGGACGCGGTGCTTCTGGATTCCGACTGCTGTGACCCGCTGTACCGCAAAGCTATCCGGGTTTCCGTGGGCGCGGCGCTGTTGACGCCCTTCGTTCGTCTGGCGCCGGGAGCCGATGTTTTGGGCTTGCTGGAAGGGGCCGGCTTTCAGCCTCTCGCCCTGAGCCCCGCCGGCGAACGCACCCTGGCGGAGACGCTGCGCCCGGATCGCGTGGCGGTTCTGCTGGGGGCCGAGGGTCCCGGGCTGTCGCCGCAACTGATGGCGCGGGCCGAGACTGTGCGGATTCCGATGGCCGGCGGCTTTGACTCCCTGAACGTGGCCACGACCGGCGGGATCGTCCTGCATCACCTGACCAGCCAATGA